AAATGTCAGCCACCGAAACACCGGAAGTCCCTCTACCGGATGTTCCGCCTCTAGGACATGCACTGCCTTTGGATTTTCATTGGCTGAAGGTGGCCTCAGCGCAAAATCTTCTGGGTAATGTAGTGCCACAGCCTGGAGCAATTGCGCCCCACTCTGAAAGCCCCAAGAAAAAAAGGCCAGCGGCACCGCGAGGATCGCAGAGAAATCACCTGAGGTGGAGGAGGGTGGTTCCACATTTCTAAAGAGGATGGGGGCCCCATGAGGGAACGAAAATAGGGTGCTTCAGagcattttaattctttaatgCTACTGATCACTGAAGTATTATAGACAATCTCAGACTCCTTGAAGCCTACCCTATTTGACATCCGTTGGTAACTGAAAGTAAACATACATTATCCTATTGCTCTTGAAATGCATGCAGCTTGAAGTGTTGAagtcatttaagaaaaaagtctACAATACCCTGAATGGGAATGCAGAAAGTTGATATTTAACAGGCTTGATGAAGCCTAACAAGAGACAAAGGTAACTTAGCATGTATAACTCCCATATTGATATCTAATCAAACACATTTCCTATGTTTACTCTCCGATTTCTATGGCAAGAGTCTCAAGTTGGCTTGCAAAGAACAGCCtttatggtctttcttttttaaatttttttattttttgcctttatgGTCTTTCATGCCAGTGTTTTTCCATCCACTGTCCCCTAACATTTCTTCTTGGCTATAAATTCTCAACTGTCTTTAACATTGAACTCGATCTTTCACCCATACTGTAACAAGCCCAGAACTCTGGGCATCCATCTCACATGCCTGTCCCAACATCTCTCTGGAGCGTTTCTGTGTTTCTCTGGCCCTGGGTCTGCAATTCCCACCGTATTTTCCCAACAAGGTCTCATTTCTCATTTCCCTTTGTGCTGTGGTACATGAGTTTGTAGATCCAGGCCGCAATGAAGGGTGGTCAGCATTCAAACTCTGTCACACTGTGTCCCCTGCTGGGCTAACATTCAGCAATATTTAGAACACTTTCATGTGCAATAAAGTTACTGGAGTTACATAAGGGCTCTCTTAGTTTACAAATGCATTCTAAAAAGTTACGTATGCAATGACATACCTgggattataaattaaaaaaacacaaaagtacaTGATGctacaaaaacacacaaaaaataagacAGATGATATAACATAGGGGAAGGACCCAATAGTCATTCCACttatataaacatttgaaaattgtcTCACAAAAGTGGTGGGCTGCACTcaaagctcagtggtaaagaacccacctgccaacgcaagagacgcaggttcgattgaTCCTTGGTctagaaagatcccacatacccccggagtaactaagcccatacaGCACTACTagcgagcctgtgctctagagcctgcgaacAATGACCAAAGCCCATGACCTAGAGCCGCTagtgtgcaacaagagaagccaccactctccacaactagagaaaaggctgCACAGGAATAAAGAtctagcacagtcaaaaataagtaaatacaattatacattttaaaaactagaatatGCTTTTGCATCATGATTTTAACGCTGAGGATGAATTAAAAATGGTAGGTTCAAGGGGTGTGCATAAGTATCAAAACGCACATTTTAAATAcgttaaatttattttaagtcaactatacaTCCATGAAATGTTTAAAACTAATATCCAAAACctatcattttataaatattcaagtaatgtgaaattcttaaaattatatgTAGAAATACTGAACTTGTAAAGGGGGTAAGTACACAATGGTGGGCTACTGGCAAAGGTCCCCAACTCCAGGTTAAGTGACATCATGCTGGCAATCTGACACTGTTTATGGGAGTATTGACACCCACAGAAATTGGCAAACATTATAAAATAGGCCTTAATTTACTTTCTAACTTAATGTCTACACTTAAGACTGAAGTAGCATatgttaaaaattcagatttatcTTAAATGTGTATAGTGTATCTGGTCATTACACCATGCATActaaagaaattgaggaaaacatgAGAACATATTCTTTCAGTATTCCAAATTCTGTGCAGACGTCCTTGACATTACTGGCTAATGGGTGAACTCTCACAGATGTCTTTCTTGTTGACCTGCTCTCCTATtcatcaaaaaaagagaaaatggggaaataaaataaaagaaggcaaAAGATAAGAATAGGAAGATCTTCAAACAAGACACATAGGTAAAGAGATATTAAGAAACAACACTCAACCTCAAGAATCTTGACAGATGCAATTAAAATCACAATTTCACACTGCTGTTACATGGCCTTCATTGGAGGTATCAGCATGCATCCAGTCTTAGATTTTAACATAGgttgaatttctgggtcatatggtagctttattcctagtttttaagaaatctccatactattctccataatgTTTATGTCAATTTCCACTCTCACCATATACCTTGAGAAAATGGTAATTCAAAAATATACGTgttccaatgttcactgcagcaatattaaaatagttaggacatggaaggaaCCAAGATactcactgacagatgaatggataaagaagttgcagTATATagagagtattactcagccataaaaagtaatcAATGTGTCGGTTCTAGTGCGGTGGATGAACTTAAAAGCCCATTATACAAAGTCAAAAAAGGACAACAAATATAGTTTACTTATGcacacatatggaatctagaaacatggtactgatgaacttatttgcatgGAGAGAACAGAAATACAGACATAGAGATTTATGGACCCAGCAGGTGAAGGAGATGGTGAGAGGAATTCAGAGTATCATTGAAATATAtaattaccatgtgtaaaatagctagtgagaagttgctgtgtaacacaggagctcaactcagtgctctctgacaacctagagaggtgggatggagtgggggggggggggtggtcaagAGGAAGggtacatatgtatacttatgattGATTTATGTCATTGTATGAAAGAAACCAACATACTGTAAAGAAAGTttccaaacaaaaatatatttttagaaatgttcatcaaaaaaaaaagaaagaaatgttcatCAACTGTGCTTCCTAatgatgggggcgggggggggggggggggcaagttCTTACTGATTAACAATCATTACTGGGCGACTTCCATTTTTCGAAGTGAGTGGGGGTAGGAGGAGCAGTGACAGGACACGCAGAGGTTAAAAGGAAGAACGCTGCAGACCAGGCTATGTGAGGACTACAGAGGATACTTAGTTCTTCAGTGTTCCTCACATTGCCTAGAACATGAGTGGGTCAACTGCATAATGGGACAACAGGCACATCCTGAAGTGAAGCCAGTGTAAAATGTAGTGACCCAACGAGCGAGTCTGGAGTCTCCGGCTTAGTGTTGCTGTCCCTGTGAAGAACTTCCCAAGGGGAGAATGTTTGCAAGAATTGTGCATAGGTGGAAATGAAGCTGGAGCCCCTGGTGGTGATGCAGGCATCAGGTGTCCATAGTTCATGGTGGAACACAAGAGAGTCTCTGCTCTGAGCAGCAGCAAAGCCGCCAGCGTATATGCGCAGTGAAGAGGAACCGCTCTCACGAAAGGTCTGGCAAGAGAGAGCCCTTATGAAAAGCCCTCTACCTCTCTGAGATGGATGCCCCTTCTTTCtcaaatagcaataataaaaacTGAATCACAGCACCGGTTTGGTTGAGTAGCTAAATGGAACGATCTACAGGGAAGTCATCAATGTTGGTTTTCAGAAAAAAAGGTAATCAGCGTGAGGCTAGGGTATAAGCAGGGCTCATCAGGCAGGTGATGAGGGGTGCAGAAATGTCAGGACGGACAAGGTGTTCTCTCAGTCTCCAAACCTGGAGGGAGCAGGAGGGGGTAAAATGACCAGACTCCCTAAATCTTGAAACAGGTAACCTGGAATTAAATCCCAGATCCGTATCCATTGAGAAGAGATCACAAACATGATACAGCATCTCTGTGCTTGTTTCTTCTAGAAAGTGTCCGTTTGCTGCATAGGTACGTCCCACCTTCTTACTACCGCAAATCCCTCGATGTCACTGCCAGCCATATTGCGATACTCATAAAGCCCTTTCTTCAGTGTGAGCTACTTGATGGCTAATCAAGTGGCACTTTCAGGAAAATGATTGATCACATTCCTTGCACTCGTAAGGGTTTTCTCTAGTGTGGATtgtcctaaaggaactcagttgGTGGGTTTGGTTAAAGGATGTCCTATATCCACTGTGCATATAGTGTTTCTCTTCTGTGACTGCCCAGATGATAATGGAAGCCAGACAGAACATGTAAAACTCGCCACATACATTACACTAATAAGGCctttctaaagcctttgactgtgtggatcacaagaaactggaaaattctgaaagagatgggaataccagaccacctgacctgcctcttgagaaacctatatgcaggtcaggaagcaacagttagaactggacatggaacaacagactggttccaaataggaaaaaaagtacgtcaaggctgtatattgtcaccctgcttatttaacttatatgcagagtacatcatgagaaacactgggctggaagaagcacaagctggaatcaagattgccgggagaaatatcaacaacctaaatatgcagatgacaccacccttatggcagaaagtgaagaggaactaaaaagcctcttggtgaaagtgaaaaagaagagtgaaaaagttgccttaaagctcaacattcagaaaacgaagatcatggtatctggtcccatcacttcatgggaaatagatggggaaacagtggaaacagtgacagactttattttggggggctccaaaatcactgcagatggtgactgcagccatgaaattaaaagacgcttaactccttggaagaaaagttatgaccaacctagatagcatattgaaaagcagagacattactttgccaacaaaggtccatctagtcaaggctatggtttttccagtggtcatgtatggatgtgagagttgggactgtgaagaaagctgagcgccaaagaactgatgtttttgaattgtggtgatggagaagactcttgagagtcccttggactgcaaggaggtccaaccagtccattctgaaggagatcagccctgggtgttctttggaaggaatgatgctaaagctgaaacttcagtactttggccacctcatgagaagagctgattcattggaaaagactctgatgctgggagggattggggtcaggaggagaaggggacgacagaggacgagatggctggatggcatcacagactcgatggacatgagtctgagtgaactccgggagatggtgatggacagggaggcctggtgtgctgcaattcatggggtcgcaaagagtaggacacgactgagtgactgaactgaactgaaagtatgaattctctgatgtccAATGAAACAGTACTTACAGGTAAAAGACATCACATTTCTTGTACTGATAAGGCTTTTCTCCACTATGGATTTTGCTATGGGTACTGAGCTACTTCCTTCAGCTAAAGGATTTCCAACATTCAGTGCAGGTGTAAGGCCTTTCTCCACCATGAACTCTGTGATGTACAATTATGTTCCAGTTTTGGAaaaaagatttattatattcactGCACTCGTAAGACTTTTCTTCAGTGTGGATTTTTCTATGGATATGTAGAAGCTGTCTCTGGCTAAAGGATTACCAACATTTAAGCCCTTTCAGAagtgtgaactctctgatgacgATGAAGGCCTGACTTATCAGTAAAACATTTCCCACATTCTCTGCACTCATAAGGCTTTTCTCCACTATGAACTCTCTGATGACGATGAAGACGTGACCTATCAATAAAACATTTTCCACATTCAATGCACTCATAAGGTCTTTCTCCACTGTGAACACTCTGATGATTCTGGAGGCCTCTCTTAACAATaaaagatttcccacattcactgcactgATAGGGCCTTTCTCCGCTGTGAACTCTCTGATGGTACCGGAGACCacttgagaaaataaaacatttcccaCATTCGCTGCACTCATAGGGCCTTTCTCCactgtgaactctctgatgataCTGAAGACCTCTCTTATCAATGTAAcatttcccacattcactgcactcatAAGGCCTTTCTCCAGAATGAACTCGCTGATGATAATGCAGGTCAGATTTAGCGATaaaagatttcccacattcactgcacccATAGGGCCTCTCGCCACTGTGGACTCTCTGATGATACTGGAGGCCACGCAGAGCAACAAAAGACTTtccacattcactgcactcatAAGGCCGTTCGCcagtgtgaactctctgatgGTCAATTAACCTCCCCTTTTGGATGAAAGATTTACCACATTCTTTGCATTTAtaaggcttttctccagtgtggATTTTTCTATGGATTCTGAGGTACCTCCTTTGGCTAAATGACTTTCCACATTCAGGACAGGCATATAGTGTTCCTCCAGAGTTAAATCTCTGACCTGCAAGGAAGCCAGATTTGTGGGCAAAAAATTTTCCAGAATGGCTGCATTCATAAGACCTTTCTCTGGCATGAACTTCCTCGTGCTGAATAAGGCTATTTCTTTGGGTGCAGGCTTCCCTACATTTGCTGAACTCACAAAATCCTTCACCAGTGAGGGCTTCTTCATCCTGAACAAGTATATCTGTGGGGTTAGAGACCATCTTGCCTTCTCCCCAGCTCTGATGACTTTTTCCACTGTGAAAAACAGCATCATACTCCTTACTGTTGTTTCGTGGCATCCTGGTATTAGCGGCTTGTTTCTGAACTCCCATGTTGGCCAGGAAGTCATTTCCAATCTCCATGTTGGTAGACAGATTCCTTGCTGCATGGATCATACAGCTTTTCAAATATGCAGGTCTTCCCATATGACACTGGCAGAATTTCACTCCAATGTGCTGCTGAACATTGGCAGTAAAATAGAATTGTTTCCCACATGCCCCACATGTGTATTCTTTCTGCTCCCTATTTGTTCCTTGCTCTTCAGCTAAATGTAAAATGTCTCTCAAGACTGGGACACATATCTTACAAGGCTGGGTATTCTCAGGAGACAATTCTGCCCTGGGAGTCCTAATCTGTGATGCTCTCTCTGCAGATACATTCTGTTCAGAACATGTCTCTGCATCCTGGACTCCACAAGAACCTGAAAACAAACAGGTTGACTTTATTGGAGGGAATGACATCGTCACAACTGTACATCTGATACATGATAGAGGCAGTCCACGGAATCGTGTTCAGGACATGAACTGGGATTAAACTGAAGAAGCAGCTGGTCTCACTATGTCCAGGACACAAGGATTGGATGTGGCTCTCACAGCcaagtggttaagacactgcactgccaatgcagggagtgcaagttcaatccctggccatggaactaagatcccacatgtctcacagccaaataaaagaggaaaagattaaaaaaaaaaaaagaaatagttactATATTAATATCAAAGCTGACTTAACATAAACAAAGTCATCAGGGATAAAGAGAATAACACaatgataaaggggtcaatttttcagatttcaaaatAATCCTTAACATTTATGTGCCTAACAATAGAATATTTAAATGTGAGGCAAAACAGACCTACAAGTAGAAACAGATataatagttggagacttcaTTTAACACTGCTCTACCAGAAATGAGCAGATTCAGCAAACGGAAAATCTGTAAAGATGCTGTTGAACTGAAAAGTACCATCATCACTCAACTGGATGTAAGGACACCTAAAGACTACTAGTATACTCCATCCAAAATCAGAACAATAGTCTATTCATGCTGACATATAACATTCACAAGATAGACCACATCCTAGGTCAGAAAACATACCTTAACAAATCTGAAACAACTGAAATCATACAATGTCTTTTCTCAGAGCACAGcggaattaaaacaaaaatcagtaacacagttgggaagatcccctggaaaagggaaaggctacccactccagtactctggcctggagaattccatggactatacccatggggtcgcaaagagttggacatgactgaccgatttaaaaaaaaaaaaaaaagtaacacaaaGATAGctgaaaaaaatccccaaattttGAGAATTAAACTATAGACTTTCAAATAAGACATTGGTCAAAGAAGAAGTcccaaaaaagaaatcttaagaaaacttttaattagaactggacatggaacaagagactggttccaaataggaaaaggagtacgtcaaggctgtatattgtcaccctgcttatttaacttttatgcagagtacatcatgagaaacactgggctggaagaagcacaagctggaatcaagattgccggaagaaatatcaataacctcagatatgcagatgacaccactcattgcagaaagcgaagaagaactaaagagcctcttgatgaaagtgaaagaggagaatgaaaaagttggcttaaagctcaacattcagaaaactacaatcACTGCACCTGGTCttacacttcatggcaaacagatggggaaacagtggcaacagtggctgactttatttttccaaaatcactgcagatggtgactgcagccatgaaattaaaagacgcttactccttggaagggaagttatgatcaacctagacagcatattaaaaagcagagacattactttgtcaacaaaggtccatctagtcaaggctatggtttttccagtggtcatgtatggatgagagagttggactataaaaaaagctgagcactgaagaattaacgcttttgaactgtagtgttggaggagactcctgagagtcccttggactgcaaggagatccaaccagtccgtcctaaaggatatcagtactgggtgttcattggaaggactgatattgaagctggaaactccaatactttggccacctgatgtgaagagctgactcatttgaaaagaccctgatgctgggaaagattgatggcaggagaaggggatgacagagaatgagatggttggatggcatcaccgcctcaatggacatgagtttgggtaaactccgggagttgatgatggacagggaggcctggcgtgctgtgattcatgggtcacaaagagttggacatgactgagcaactgaactgaactgaagaaaacttTTTAAGTATTTTCAAATAAACACAACATTTATCAAAATAAGTGAAAGCAGTGTTTATAAGGCAATGTATAGCATTGAATGAACATATTGCAAAAGGAGACCTAAAATCAACATCTGTGCTTTTACCTTATGAAACTACTatatagaaaaatcaacaaagctccAAAAAACCTTGTTATTTAAAATGGCCAATAATATAAAAAGGATTCTAGTCAGTGTGAAAATGAGGCAGTACACAAATTAATaatatcaaaaatgaaagaaaaggggggaaaaaatgaaagaggagggacatccttggtggtccattggctaagactcctAACTCTCAAAGCAAGGggcccagattccatccctggtcagggaactagatatcacatgctgcatctaagagttcacatgcctcaactaaaagaTCTACATGCTATGAAATATCAGTAAATTGaatcaaaaactgtaaaaaatatatatatatatacaccatgatcaactgGGATTACTGCAAGGTACACAAGGATAATGTAACATTCAAAAACCAATAAACAGAATCCATGtcaagaattccctggcagtcccgtggttaCGAATCCAtaagatccctggtccaggaagattccacatgccacagggcaactaaaccctcaGGCCACAAGTACTGAAACCAACCTATAAACCTTGCTCACCAAACTAGAGAAAAtcctcccagcaacaaagacccaatgcatccaaaaaattaaaaaaaaaaaaaaaaaaaatctaaaaacaaaacaaaagcaacaaaaaaagacaacctaaaaaactgggagaaaatattttcaaatgatgtaagtcagaaagagacaaataccacTTGATTTCACTTCTTTACGGAATCTGAAATATAACactatatatctacatataaacatacaggaaacagaaacagactcaggaatagagaacaaacttatgtcTGCCAAGTGAGAGGGAAGTAAGTGAAGGAAGGATTGGGAGCATAgtgttagcagatgcaaactagtaaaCATGGcatggataaacaaggtcttgATGCCATActacaggaaactatattcagtacctGTGATAAACCGTAAGGGAAACGaataaggaatatatatatatatatatatatatatgtctgtgtgtatgtgtgtgtattaaaaaaaacttgGTAGCTATGCTGTGcagcaaaaattaacataaagttgagaactgaacagaatattttaataaaattatacaaacaaaaaaacaaaaagactactGACCCTGAATCCTCAGCTGCAAATTTGGGGATACAGGTGTTCTGGCACTGAGGTTGCTCTCTTCCTAGCTATACTAACCACAGGACATAACTCAGCTTTTTGAAGAAGTAGTGCCCATGGTTCATTTGTGAGAAGAACATACCTGCCccaggggaaaaggagaaaggcagAGCCTAGCTCTGAGGAGTGAGATGGGTGTGTAGGCCTTACCCAGCATGCACACAAGTGCAAAGTTCTCCAGCATGACATCAAGGTACAGGCGTATTTGAACCTCATCAAGAAGACACCATTCATTCCAGGAGAAGTACACGGCCACATCCTCAAAGGTCACACTGCCCTGGTACAATAGGGACAAATGAAACAATGAACAAACTCACTCCCAAAAAACCACCATCCAACTTCTTCGCACATCTCCCCCACTGCCCAGTCAGATGGGGCCTCCTGAAACCTGGAGTTAAAAAAACACCTCCCTCCTTTGATCTGACCCTCCCATTGGCTCCAGAAAACACAGGTAGTCCTTTCAAGCCAAAATCCTGCTCTTCCCTATGTTTATTCCcaccaggagaaaaaaagaaaacaaaaacaaaaacctgcacTTACCTAACTAAACCAGTTCAGCCTCACAAAAGTGACCAGTTCCACACTTCCTTCCATCGATGATGGAAAACAGGAACCTCCTCAACAAACCCCGGCCTGCATTCACGACCCTGAACATGGGGTTCTCCTTCCCAAACCAAGGGTCTGGGTGAATGGCAAGTGAAGAGCCTCAAGACCCTTCTCAAATACAAAGAATGCATGCATGGGCTTGAGAATAATTGAGGGACAGGGACAACCTCCATTTACCAAAAGTGCTTCTGCAGTCCTGGGAATCTATGGGAATGGGCAGACCATGGAGGAAGGTGACCTGGGTGATATTCCAGGGGCTCAAACTTTCCCAGGATTTCTGCCTAGGACCAGAGCCCTGGTAATGGAACGGCGGCTGGCTAAGGTCTCCTTTGTGACTCCATCCTCAGTACTACCTCTTTAGGACTTGTGAGCAAGGAAAAGCCAGAAATTCCCTCTACCTCAAATTAAGAATCACAAACCAACAGACTTTCCTTTCACTAAACAGTTTTGAAGcctaattttaaaaacctaaaaagcACAGATGACGTCCCTCCTGTGCTCAAGTCTTCACCGCTTCCAGCATGTCTAAGCGGGAAATTACAACCTCTCATCTGGCACTCCAGGTGAAGCCTGCCCGCAAACGTTGTTCCTCACAGAAGCTGGACGGACCTCAGGTTCCCCAACATTCCTGCTTCAGTTGCGTCTCAAAGCCTCGCTCACACATTACACAGGTCCTCGGAAATAAGGACACCGCCTGTGAAGGCCTGCAAGAGGCCTTCAGGCCTGTCGTGGAAGAGGGCCCTGAGATAAAGCGACCTGGGCAGGCGTTCTCGCACGGGGCATTCATATTCTGACGGGAAGGCGGGCAGGGCGAAACGTTTACCTGAGGTGGCGCCGGCAGCGAAGCCGCCGCCATCCGAGCCTGTGGGCGGAGCGGAGCTTCCAAAGTGGAGCGACCAGGTCGGTTTCGGTAGGACAACTCCCCGCAGAAGGTGACCTCCCCGACCCTAAGAACAGACGCTGTGCAGTGTGCACGAAGACTCCGCTTCCGCCTTAGACCCCTCACTGCCCAGCAAACTCCTCACTCGTGAGCTTATCACCAGCCCCACGGTCTCGACAACAAACAAAACGTCGAAATAAACGCGCCGGAAGTCACTGCCGGATGTTCGGCCTCCAGGAAATGCGCGTCTTCTGAATGTTCAAGGGctcaacccgctccagtgttcttgcctggagaatcccagggacgggggagcctggtgggctgccgtctatggggtcgcacagagtcggacacgactgaagtgacttagcagctaccTCACCTTCGCGCAAGTTCTTCTGGGTAATGTAGTGCCAAGGCCTCAAGGAACGGCGCCACACTGGAAACGCAAGGAGGAAAGCCAAGCGCTGGGAAATCACGTGTCGGGGGCCTCCGTCCTCATTAAAGAGATGGGGAGTCGATGACGAAATAGGGGGAGGGTGCTTCAGAGAATTTAAGTCTTTAATGATACTGATCACTTAAGTGTAGGAATAATCTAGCTGACATCCATTGGTAactggaaataagaaaatattatctTATTGCTCTTGAAATGCATGCAGCCTGAAGTGCTCAAGTCATCTGTAGATTATGgtcagggaaaaggaaaaaagactacAGGATTCTGACTGGGAATGTCGAAAGTTGATACTGGGCAGGCCTACTACAGCTGAACACGCTTATTTTGAAcacactaacctcagatatgcagatgacaccaccgttagggcagaaagtgaagaggagctaaaaagcctcttgatgaaagtgaaaaaggagagcgaaaaagttggcttaaagctcaacattcagaaaacgaagatcatggcatccggtcccatcacttcatgggaaatagatggggaaacagtggaaacagtgtcagactttatttttttgggctccaaaatcactgcagatggtgactgcagccatgaacttaaaagacgcttactccttggaagaaaagttatgaccaaactagatagcatattcaaaagcagagacattactttgccgactaaggtccatctagtcaaggctatggtttttcctgtggttatgtatggatgtgagagttggactgtgaagaaggctgagtgccgaagaattgatgcttttgaactgtggtgttggagaagacttgagagtcccttggactgcaaggagatccaaccagtccattct
The genomic region above belongs to Budorcas taxicolor isolate Tak-1 chromosome 18, Takin1.1, whole genome shotgun sequence and contains:
- the LOC128064109 gene encoding zinc finger protein 211-like, with amino-acid sequence MEIGNDFLANMGVQKQAANTRMPRNNSKEYDAVFHSGKSHQSWGEGKMVSNPTDILVQDEEALTGEGFCEFSKCREACTQRNSLIQHEEVHARERSYECSHSGKFFAHKSGFLAGQRFNSGGTLYACPECGKSFSQRRYLRIHRKIHTGEKPYKCKECGKSFIQKGRLIDHQRVHTGERPYECSECGKSFVALRGLQYHQRVHSGERPYGCSECGKSFIAKSDLHYHQRVHSGERPYECSECGKCYIDKRGLQYHQRVHSGERPYECSECGKCFIFSSGLRYHQRVHSGERPYQCSECGKSFIVKRGLQNHQSVHSGERPYECIECGKCFIDRSRLHRHQRVHSGEKPYECRECGKCFTDKSGLHRHQRVHTSERA